One stretch of Asterias rubens chromosome 8, eAstRub1.3, whole genome shotgun sequence DNA includes these proteins:
- the LOC117294001 gene encoding uncharacterized protein LOC117294001 has protein sequence MDLQLHTKLIVVQGFILIMLASVTEQSIPTIVERDPEEWKCDPPCDNNLGMFCLLRQCIPCGLCPQDPFDLDQTGHLDIYKPCIQNGFCPRVCSSYLNLGSYPLANETFCEEIKAPKVTTPQPTIEEVVITTTANSTTGVTSTKAGDTTAKNPDDITYIDKNGNEQKHYYFNSKGFGR, from the exons ATGGATTTGCAGCTGCACACAAAG CTAATCGTGGTCCAAGGCTTCATATTGATAATGTTGGCTTCAGTGACGGAACAAAGCATACCAACTATAGTTGAAAGGGACCCCGAAGAGTGGAAATGTGATCCGCCGTGTGACAACAATTTAGG AATGTTTTGTCTACTCCGTCAGTGCATTCCCTGTGGACTTTGCCCACAAGATCCATTTGATCTTGACCAAACTGGACACCTCGACATTTACAAACCATGCATTCAAAATGGGTTCTGCCCTAGAGTCTGCAGCTCGTACCTGAATTTAGGAAGTTATCCTCTAGCTAACGAAACATTTTGTGAAGAGATCAAAGCGCCAAAAG TAACAACACCTCAACCCACGATAGAGGAAGTTGTTATAACTACCACTGCAAACTCTACCACCG GTGTGACATCAACGAAAGCAGGAGATACCACCGCGAAGAATCCAGACGACATTACAtacattgacaaaaatggtaatgaacaaaaacattacTACTTTAACAGCAAAGGTTTTGGCCGGTAA
- the LOC117294002 gene encoding nicotinamidase-like, protein MASWKGFGSVEGYSPQSTQLKEACFNHFDGDRDGSLNGDEFHSLCCDLFTIDGTGHVVSKSESLAMMKVLGGKEFNGHITREGFDHCWRFWFNQILTPKAALIVVDVQNDFIDGSLALRNCPASQEGADVVPVINQLLDYVQFDVVVYTKDLHPPNHMSFYDNLHLRRLHPSSKVKAEDARMLDTVVFDRMPLVDQTLWPVHCIESTYGAEFHPDLKIVDNHIIAPKGTDPEIESYSVLMDNTKQVNKELVAELRQRAITDVYVCGLAYDLCAGSTAMDAQSFGYRTMVVEDATRCVCHEKTRAMKQGLLNAGCLVGKASEVPAMVSMQTRPPRWGLVAALNVAAELGTGPL, encoded by the exons ATGGCGTCGTGGAAAGGCTTTGGTTCAGTAGAAGGGTACAGCCCTCAAAGTACACAGCTGAAAGAAGCTTGTTTCAATCATTTCGACGGGGACAG GGATGGCTCCCTCAACGGGGATGAATTTCACAGCCTCTGTTGCGATCTCTTCACGATAGATGGGACTGGTCACGTGGTGTCTAAGTCGGAATCATTGGCTATGATGAAAGTTCTGGGCGGGAAAGAg tTTAATGGGCATATCACCCGGGAAGGATTCGACCATTGCTGGAGGTTCTGGTTTAATCAG ATTTTGACCCCGAAGGCCGCATTGATTGTTGTAGACGTCCAAAATGACTTCATTGATGGTTCACTTGCACTTCGGAACTGCCCAGCCAGTCAAGAGGGAGCCGACGTTGTACCGGTCATTAACCA GCTGCTGGATTATGTTCAGTTTGACGTGGTGGTATACACGAAAGATCTCCACCCTCCAAATCACATGTCCTTCTATGATAATCTGCATCTCAGGAGACTCCACCCATCCAGCAAG GTAAAAGCTGAAGACGCCCGCATGTTGGACACCGTCGTGTTTGACAGAATGCCGTTAGTCGATCAGACTTTGTGGCCCGTGCATTGCATTGAGTCCACTTACGGAGCGGAGTTTCATCCAGATCTAAAA ATAGTTGACAACCACATCATAGCTCCAAAGGGAACGGACCCCGAGATTGAAAGCTACTCTGTCCTTATGGATAACACAAAACAAGTCAATAAAGAACTGGTTGCCGAATTAAGGCAGAGAGCGATTACTGACGTTTACGTCTGTGGTCTGGCTTACGATCTCTGCGCAGGCAGCACGGCGATGGATGCCCAAAGTTTCGGGTACCGGACTATGGTAGTCGAGGACGCCACGCGTTGCGTGTGCCATGAGAAGACAAGAGCTATGAAACAGGGATTGCTCAATGCTGGGTGTTTGGTTGGCAAAGCGTCAGAG GTCCCAGCTATGGTATCAATGCAGACAAGACCTCCTCGATGGGGGCTAGTGGCGGCACTTAACGTAGCGGCCGAGCTCGGTACTGGTCCTCTTTAA